From Anthonomus grandis grandis chromosome 21, icAntGran1.3, whole genome shotgun sequence, one genomic window encodes:
- the LOC126748072 gene encoding protein SGT1 homolog: MEAMDLDAMAESLQAIIEGVPSAAQPNPTQPNSSQPNPSPPNPSQPNPPNPTQSTEASQPTESSSQRNKENNKNANNRGRNWRARSGRVHRRRERVNLHQQKTLLSAVTDAVASAILRHTSKGGYRGHFRGRGKN; the protein is encoded by the exons ATGGAAGCGATGGATCTCGACGCGATGGCCGAAAGCCTACAGGCAATTATCGAGGGTGTACCg TCGGCAgctcaacccaacccaactcagCCCAACTCAAGTCAACCGAACCCAAGCCCACCCAACCCAAGCCAACCAAATCctcccaacccaacccaatccaCCGAAGCCTCCCAACCCACCGAATCTTCCTCCCAACGCAATA aagaaaataataaaaatgcaaataatagAGGAAGGAACTGGAGAGCGAGGAGTGGCAGGGTCCATAGGCGTAGGGAGCGCGTCAATCTCCACCAACAGA aaaCGCTATTGTCGGCCGTGACCGACGCGGTGGCCAGTGCGATTTTAAGGCACACCAGTAAGGGAGGCTACAGGGGTCATTTCCGTGGCaggggaaaaaattaa
- the LOC126748056 gene encoding uncharacterized protein LOC126748056 isoform X33: MFSMMKSNMDIQLVFEPYGCCTYIVNYINKSQRGVSDILMKTMEEIKKVALNNMAFGKMTDEDVQLIKSREVDSVDQIPEDTMHLFCTNAEVDAFNEMKLSTFKTERAVSQARDVIKGSCSERLKHLFLEHAKSLKKGESFGLMLNLILQVDAKYMISMNVDTSDGIVNGATGILRQIDYDRSKIPFRVWMEFFDSKSGQECRKRNESLRKSMGVLYTWTPIERAARAVKIQKGSNVHVERLQFPLVISEGITIHKSQGATYKQVAVHIGNRMTRTSTYVACSRATKLSGLYIIGKFKAPKPATEKDAAYKELVNMQENKLITSRNGLPTCGEYRKNNLTRKVYALCPRPQPNPTQLSRTQPNPTQPNPTCGEYRKKNLTRKVYALWPPPRHPAWESRRTY; the protein is encoded by the exons ATGTTCTCCATGATGAAGAGCAACATGGACattcaattagtttttgagcCATATGGTTGTTGCACCTACATAGTCAACTATATCAATAAGTCCCAAAGAGGTGTgtctgatattttaatgaagactatggaagaaattaaaaaag TTGCCCTCAATAATATGGCGTTTGGTAAAATGACCGACGAAGATGTGCAATTGATCAAGTCCAGGGAAGTCGACAGTGTTGACCAAATTCCTGAAGACACTATGCATTTATTTTGCACCAATGCAGAAGTAGATGCATTCAATGAAATGAAACTGTCTACATTTAAAACCGAGCGAGCCGTAAGTCAAGCCAGAGACGTTATCAAAGGGAGTTGCTCAGAACgactaaaacatttatttctggaacacgcaaaaagcttaaaaaagggGGAGAGTTTTGgcctaatgttaaatttaatattgcaggTAGATGCCAAATATATGATTTCAATGAATGTGGACACCAGTGATGGAATAGTGAATGGTGCAACAGGCATCCTACGTCAAATAGACTATGACCGAAGTAAAATTCCATTCAGAGTGTGGATGGAGTTCTTCGATTCCAAGTCAGGCCAGGAATGCCGCAAGAGAAACGAATCCCTTAGGAAGTCTATGGGTGTGTTATACACTTGGACGCCCATAGAAAGAGCTGCCAGAGctgttaaaattcaaaaaggcAGCAATGTTCACGTTGAGCGTCTTCAGTTTCCTCTTGTAATCAGTGAAGGAATTACAATCCACAAGAGTCAAGGTGCCACCTACAAACAGGTGGCTGTTCACATTGGAAATCGCATGACGAGAACCAGTACCTATGTTGCTTGTAGTCGGGCCACAAAGCTAAGTGGCCTCTACATCATTGGTAAGTTTAAGGCCCCTAAACCGGCAACCGAAAAGGATGCTGCTTATAAAGAACTggtaaatatgcaagaaaacaaACTTATAACATCCAG AAACGGACTTCCAACCTGTGGAGAATATAG AAAAAATAACCTAACGAGAAAAGTATATGCCCTATGCCCGCGTCCTCAACCCAATCCAACCCAACTCAGccgaacccaacccaacccaacccaacccaacccaacc tgtGGAGAATATAG AAAAAAGAACCTAACGAGAAAAGTATATGCTCTATGGCCGCCTCCTCGACACCCTGCATGGGAGAGCAGAAGAACTTATTAA
- the LOC126748056 gene encoding uncharacterized protein LOC126748056 isoform X32: MFSMMKSNMDIQLVFEPYGCCTYIVNYINKSQRGVSDILMKTMEEIKKEIMRQSEDKSFAVALNNMAFGKMTDEDVQLIKSREVDSVDQIPEDTMHLFCTNAEVDAFNEMKLSTFKTERAVSQARDVIKGSCSERLKHLFLEHAKSLKKGESFGLMLNLILQVDAKYMISMNVDTSDGIVNGATGILRQIDYDRSKIPFRVWMEFFDSKSGQECRKRNESLRKSMGVLYTWTPIERAARAVKIQKGSNVHVERLQFPLVISEGITIHKSQGATYKQVAVHIGNRMTRTSTYVACSRATKLSGLYIIGKFKAPKPATEKDAAYKELVNMQENKLITSRNGLPTCGEYRKNNLTRKVYALCPRPQPNPTQLSRTQPNPTQPNPTCGEYRKKNLTRKVYALWPPPRHPAWESRRTY, translated from the exons ATGTTCTCCATGATGAAGAGCAACATGGACattcaattagtttttgagcCATATGGTTGTTGCACCTACATAGTCAACTATATCAATAAGTCCCAAAGAGGTGTgtctgatattttaatgaagactatggaagaaattaaaaaag AAATAATGAGACAGAGTGAAGATAAGTCTTTTGCAGTTGCCCTCAATAATATGGCGTTTGGTAAAATGACCGACGAAGATGTGCAATTGATCAAGTCCAGGGAAGTCGACAGTGTTGACCAAATTCCTGAAGACACTATGCATTTATTTTGCACCAATGCAGAAGTAGATGCATTCAATGAAATGAAACTGTCTACATTTAAAACCGAGCGAGCCGTAAGTCAAGCCAGAGACGTTATCAAAGGGAGTTGCTCAGAACgactaaaacatttatttctggaacacgcaaaaagcttaaaaaagggGGAGAGTTTTGgcctaatgttaaatttaatattgcaggTAGATGCCAAATATATGATTTCAATGAATGTGGACACCAGTGATGGAATAGTGAATGGTGCAACAGGCATCCTACGTCAAATAGACTATGACCGAAGTAAAATTCCATTCAGAGTGTGGATGGAGTTCTTCGATTCCAAGTCAGGCCAGGAATGCCGCAAGAGAAACGAATCCCTTAGGAAGTCTATGGGTGTGTTATACACTTGGACGCCCATAGAAAGAGCTGCCAGAGctgttaaaattcaaaaaggcAGCAATGTTCACGTTGAGCGTCTTCAGTTTCCTCTTGTAATCAGTGAAGGAATTACAATCCACAAGAGTCAAGGTGCCACCTACAAACAGGTGGCTGTTCACATTGGAAATCGCATGACGAGAACCAGTACCTATGTTGCTTGTAGTCGGGCCACAAAGCTAAGTGGCCTCTACATCATTGGTAAGTTTAAGGCCCCTAAACCGGCAACCGAAAAGGATGCTGCTTATAAAGAACTggtaaatatgcaagaaaacaaACTTATAACATCCAG AAACGGACTTCCAACCTGTGGAGAATATAG AAAAAATAACCTAACGAGAAAAGTATATGCCCTATGCCCGCGTCCTCAACCCAATCCAACCCAACTCAGccgaacccaacccaacccaacccaacccaacccaacc tgtGGAGAATATAG AAAAAAGAACCTAACGAGAAAAGTATATGCTCTATGGCCGCCTCCTCGACACCCTGCATGGGAGAGCAGAAGAACTTATTAA
- the LOC126748056 gene encoding uncharacterized protein LOC126748056 isoform X31: MFSMMKSNMDIQLVFEPYGCCTYIVNYINKSQRGVSDILMKTMEEIKKEIMRQSEDKSFAVALNNMAFGKMTDEDVQLIKSREVDSVDQIPEDTMHLFCTNAEVDAFNEMKLSTFKTERAVSQARDVIKGSCSERLKHLFLEHAKSLKKGESFGLMLNLILQVDAKYMISMNVDTSDGIVNGATGILRQIDYDRSKIPFRVWMEFFDSKSGQECRKRNESLRKSMGVLYTWTPIERAARAVKIQKGSNVHVERLQFPLVISEGITIHKSQGATYKQVAVHIGNRMTRTSTYVACSRATKLSGLYIIGKFKAPKPATEKDAAYKELVNMQENKLITSRNGLPTCGEYRKNNLTRKVYALCPRPQPNPTQLSRTQPNPTQPNPTCGEYRKKNLTRKVYALWPPPRHPAWESRRTY; encoded by the exons GTGTgtctgatattttaatgaagactatggaagaaattaaaaaag AAATAATGAGACAGAGTGAAGATAAGTCTTTTGCAGTTGCCCTCAATAATATGGCGTTTGGTAAAATGACCGACGAAGATGTGCAATTGATCAAGTCCAGGGAAGTCGACAGTGTTGACCAAATTCCTGAAGACACTATGCATTTATTTTGCACCAATGCAGAAGTAGATGCATTCAATGAAATGAAACTGTCTACATTTAAAACCGAGCGAGCCGTAAGTCAAGCCAGAGACGTTATCAAAGGGAGTTGCTCAGAACgactaaaacatttatttctggaacacgcaaaaagcttaaaaaagggGGAGAGTTTTGgcctaatgttaaatttaatattgcaggTAGATGCCAAATATATGATTTCAATGAATGTGGACACCAGTGATGGAATAGTGAATGGTGCAACAGGCATCCTACGTCAAATAGACTATGACCGAAGTAAAATTCCATTCAGAGTGTGGATGGAGTTCTTCGATTCCAAGTCAGGCCAGGAATGCCGCAAGAGAAACGAATCCCTTAGGAAGTCTATGGGTGTGTTATACACTTGGACGCCCATAGAAAGAGCTGCCAGAGctgttaaaattcaaaaaggcAGCAATGTTCACGTTGAGCGTCTTCAGTTTCCTCTTGTAATCAGTGAAGGAATTACAATCCACAAGAGTCAAGGTGCCACCTACAAACAGGTGGCTGTTCACATTGGAAATCGCATGACGAGAACCAGTACCTATGTTGCTTGTAGTCGGGCCACAAAGCTAAGTGGCCTCTACATCATTGGTAAGTTTAAGGCCCCTAAACCGGCAACCGAAAAGGATGCTGCTTATAAAGAACTggtaaatatgcaagaaaacaaACTTATAACATCCAG AAACGGACTTCCAACCTGTGGAGAATATAG AAAAAATAACCTAACGAGAAAAGTATATGCCCTATGCCCGCGTCCTCAACCCAATCCAACCCAACTCAGccgaacccaacccaacccaacccaacccaacccaacc tgtGGAGAATATAG AAAAAAGAACCTAACGAGAAAAGTATATGCTCTATGGCCGCCTCCTCGACACCCTGCATGGGAGAGCAGAAGAACTTATTAA